From Methanocella paludicola SANAE, a single genomic window includes:
- a CDS encoding CBS domain-containing protein yields the protein MKVKEIMSKAYVVDKSDRISEALDLMHKYRSRRLIVKNRDGVQGVITLRSICGELGSRRKYNHPPTLFHVADALSNDYALVGPEDDMGQALDALKSVGCVIVVDIGVVGQVTTKDVLSHYSPEGTVGSIMSPPVVAPPDARVAYIRKLMIEKGVSRVPIMDGTALVGMVSETDVANAMRSVKKHSPQSRQDNNVELLIAMDIMRSEVITARPEMPLKDAAKLMVDNDIGALPVKDEHGHLVGMVTRRDIVKAF from the coding sequence ATGAAGGTAAAGGAGATCATGTCGAAGGCGTACGTCGTGGACAAGTCGGACCGGATATCAGAGGCCCTTGACCTCATGCACAAGTACCGCAGCCGCCGCCTCATCGTCAAGAACCGGGACGGCGTGCAGGGCGTCATTACGCTGAGGAGCATCTGCGGCGAGCTGGGCTCGAGGCGGAAGTACAACCACCCGCCCACGCTCTTTCACGTGGCGGACGCCCTGAGCAACGATTACGCGCTCGTGGGGCCGGAGGACGACATGGGCCAGGCGCTGGACGCGCTGAAGAGCGTGGGCTGCGTCATCGTTGTGGACATTGGAGTGGTCGGGCAGGTCACCACGAAGGACGTGCTGAGCCATTACTCGCCAGAGGGCACGGTCGGGTCCATCATGAGCCCTCCCGTGGTCGCGCCCCCTGACGCCAGGGTCGCGTACATCCGCAAGCTCATGATTGAAAAGGGCGTGAGCCGGGTGCCCATCATGGACGGCACGGCTCTCGTGGGCATGGTCTCGGAGACCGACGTGGCGAACGCCATGCGCTCCGTAAAAAAGCACTCTCCCCAGAGCCGCCAGGATAATAACGTGGAGCTTCTCATCGCCATGGACATCATGCGCTCGGAAGTCATTACGGCCAGGCCGGAGATGCCGCTGAAGGACGCTGCGAAGCTTATGGTGGACAACGACATCGGCGCCCTGCCGGTCAAGGACGAGCACGGCCACCTGGTGGGCATGGTCACCCGCCGGGACATCGTCAAGGCATTTTAA
- a CDS encoding CBS domain-containing protein, translating to MTEVSEIMTAPVYAVSPRDNVARARNLMLRYGVSRLVVAEGNTLRGIVTRKDIGSRLSQAEPQWRRRPIDQIPVDLVATHDVFTVKPDAQIQDVASTMLCHDISGLVVYDSEIRGIVTKHDMVKYFTLLGSPLRVGDMMSEKVVTVSRHHTINSVIDIMAENGVDRVIVRDGGPAAAYAGMVTLDDLGFATMDFRDTKPIKEAHRMVQGGPKMLRGFREAMMVAEDVMSTPLVSVNRGTKALDAAKLMLEHNYDMLPVIDSELLGEFSVESILKWLSEARE from the coding sequence GTGACCGAGGTCAGCGAGATCATGACGGCGCCGGTGTACGCCGTAAGCCCCAGGGACAACGTGGCCCGGGCCAGGAACCTTATGCTGAGGTACGGGGTGTCCCGCCTCGTGGTCGCAGAAGGCAACACCCTCAGGGGCATCGTCACCAGGAAGGACATCGGCTCCAGGCTGAGCCAGGCGGAGCCCCAGTGGCGACGGAGGCCCATCGACCAGATACCGGTCGATCTTGTGGCCACTCACGACGTGTTCACGGTAAAGCCCGATGCGCAGATACAGGACGTGGCCTCCACGATGCTCTGCCACGACATCTCGGGCCTGGTCGTGTACGACAGCGAAATCCGGGGGATCGTGACCAAGCACGACATGGTCAAGTACTTCACGTTATTGGGGAGTCCCCTGAGAGTCGGGGATATGATGTCCGAGAAAGTAGTGACGGTCAGCCGGCACCACACGATCAACAGCGTCATCGATATCATGGCGGAGAACGGGGTCGACCGGGTCATCGTCAGGGACGGGGGCCCCGCGGCGGCGTATGCCGGCATGGTCACGCTGGACGACCTGGGGTTCGCCACCATGGACTTCAGGGATACGAAGCCCATCAAGGAAGCGCACCGGATGGTGCAGGGCGGGCCCAAGATGCTCCGGGGATTCCGGGAGGCGATGATGGTCGCCGAGGACGTGATGAGCACGCCCCTGGTGTCCGTCAACAGGGGCACGAAGGCGTTAGACGCCGCGAAGCTCATGCTCGAGCATAACTACGACATGCTGCCCGTCATCGACTCGGAGCTTTTAGGAGAGTTCAGCGTAGAGAGCATCTTGAAGTGGCTATCGGAGGCCCGGGAATGA
- a CDS encoding CBS domain-containing protein codes for MSREGIKEFGDQRRERKVNTGKFEHDLRESQVTRDLNFKQRQAQHESGIMAVAKKAVVTVPPTTTVMGAARTMVGYGYRRLPVADAGTKRLKGICTVIDIIDFLGGGEKRRIIDRVYDGNMIVAINGPITEIMEEDVATVQDDASLDDAIKVMIDRSVGGVPVIDPESIVVGIITERDIVRLMGDSVSGTKVRDIMSRRVTTAPPNMPIETAAKTMIESGFRRLPVVTDSYVCGIITATDIMRYLGNGEAFKKLVTGNVSEAFSVPISGIMKSDIVTVGPDQDLGETARIMRQNKIGSLPVIENQQLVGIVTERDVLMSMKGGKA; via the coding sequence ATGAGCCGGGAGGGCATCAAGGAATTCGGCGACCAGCGGCGCGAGAGGAAGGTGAACACGGGCAAGTTCGAGCACGACCTCCGCGAGAGCCAGGTGACCCGTGATCTGAATTTTAAGCAGCGCCAGGCGCAGCACGAGAGCGGCATCATGGCCGTCGCGAAGAAGGCCGTGGTCACGGTGCCGCCCACCACCACGGTCATGGGCGCGGCCCGGACCATGGTCGGATACGGCTATCGCCGCCTGCCGGTCGCGGACGCGGGCACGAAGCGCCTGAAGGGCATCTGTACGGTCATCGACATCATCGACTTTCTCGGAGGCGGCGAAAAGCGCCGCATCATCGACCGGGTCTACGACGGCAACATGATCGTGGCCATCAACGGCCCGATCACGGAGATAATGGAAGAGGACGTGGCCACCGTCCAGGACGACGCCTCGCTCGATGACGCCATAAAGGTGATGATCGACCGCTCGGTGGGCGGAGTGCCCGTCATCGACCCCGAGAGCATCGTCGTCGGGATCATCACGGAGCGGGACATCGTGCGCCTCATGGGGGACTCCGTATCAGGAACAAAGGTGAGGGACATCATGAGCAGGAGAGTCACCACGGCTCCTCCCAACATGCCCATCGAGACGGCAGCTAAAACGATGATCGAGAGCGGCTTCCGCCGGCTTCCCGTGGTAACGGACAGCTACGTCTGCGGCATCATCACGGCCACGGATATCATGCGCTACCTGGGGAACGGCGAGGCGTTCAAGAAGCTGGTCACGGGCAACGTCAGCGAGGCGTTCTCCGTCCCCATCAGCGGCATCATGAAGAGCGACATCGTCACCGTGGGGCCGGACCAGGACCTGGGCGAGACGGCCCGGATCATGCGGCAGAATAAGATAGGGTCGCTGCCCGTCATAGAGAACCAGCAGCTCGTGGGGATCGTCACCGAGCGGGACGTCCTCATGTCGATGAAAGGAGGCAAAGCGTGA
- a CDS encoding CBS domain-containing protein translates to MRVSDIMATNPQSVAPGEFVTHAREIMREYNYDSLPVVDNGRVAGMITLQDIINVTSTRSDVTVSGYVRADVPRLTPDTGLPRAAFIVIRTDEGRVPVVDPDSRLVGLLSVKDIFKGLPELELEDRPVSEYMTRKVVVCQPEDSLSRVWLNMIHYGLTGFPVVGDRMEVIGMVTREDITKRGYARIERESEGKKNPTTVQKIMSTPAITVEENDSIRKAAKIFMERNIGRVPVVMNGKLTGIVDRYDVIRACRALQGVTPR, encoded by the coding sequence ATGAGGGTAAGCGATATCATGGCGACGAACCCGCAGTCCGTCGCCCCCGGAGAATTCGTAACGCACGCCCGGGAGATCATGCGGGAGTACAACTACGACAGCCTGCCCGTTGTGGATAACGGCAGGGTGGCGGGAATGATCACGCTCCAGGATATCATCAACGTGACGTCCACGCGCTCGGACGTGACCGTGAGCGGGTACGTAAGGGCGGACGTGCCCCGGCTGACGCCGGATACCGGGCTTCCGAGGGCGGCCTTCATCGTCATCAGGACGGACGAGGGCCGGGTGCCCGTGGTGGACCCGGACTCGAGGCTCGTCGGCCTCCTCAGCGTCAAGGACATTTTTAAAGGGCTTCCCGAGCTTGAGCTCGAGGACCGCCCGGTGAGCGAGTATATGACACGTAAGGTGGTCGTGTGCCAGCCGGAGGACAGCCTGTCAAGGGTATGGCTTAACATGATCCACTACGGCCTGACGGGCTTTCCGGTGGTCGGCGACAGGATGGAGGTGATCGGCATGGTCACCCGGGAGGACATCACGAAGCGGGGGTACGCCCGCATCGAGCGGGAAAGCGAGGGAAAAAAGAACCCGACGACCGTGCAGAAGATCATGTCCACGCCCGCGATCACCGTCGAGGAGAACGATTCGATCAGGAAGGCGGCGAAAATATTCATGGAACGTAACATCGGAAGGGTACCCGTGGTAATGAACGGCAAGCTTACAGGGATCGTCGACCGGTACGACGTGATACGGGCCTGCAGGGCCCTGCAGGGAGTGACCCCGAGATGA
- a CDS encoding CBS domain-containing protein encodes MNEGMYMETDLSVSDVMSRRLITADVAQTADRLARTMAETQVGCIIITRDNHPVGIVTERDMVVKLIAENAQPSKVKAQDIMSTPLITIPPDKSVELALREMARRRIRRLPVVQGRKLIGLVSDSDLLSVSSELSEILRDVIRQNNPEGDMGQTIPDWEQEERNPSVFVQGICEVCQSFQESLENIDGTYVCMRCREELPFYQ; translated from the coding sequence ATGAATGAGGGCATGTACATGGAGACAGACCTATCGGTGAGCGACGTCATGTCACGCAGGCTCATCACGGCCGACGTGGCGCAGACAGCGGACAGGCTGGCCAGGACGATGGCCGAGACTCAAGTGGGCTGCATCATCATCACCAGGGACAATCATCCGGTAGGCATCGTCACCGAGCGGGACATGGTGGTAAAGCTCATCGCCGAGAACGCCCAGCCGTCAAAAGTAAAAGCGCAGGATATCATGTCGACCCCGCTCATCACCATTCCCCCGGACAAGAGCGTCGAGCTGGCCCTCCGGGAAATGGCGCGGCGGAGGATACGCCGGCTGCCGGTCGTCCAGGGGAGAAAGCTGATCGGCCTGGTCTCGGACTCCGACCTGCTCTCCGTGTCATCGGAGTTGAGCGAAATTTTAAGGGACGTGATCCGGCAGAACAACCCGGAAGGGGACATGGGCCAGACCATCCCCGACTGGGAGCAGGAGGAAAGGAATCCCAGCGTGTTCGTCCAGGGCATTTGCGAGGTGTGCCAGAGCTTCCAGGAGTCTCTGGAGAACATCGACGGCACGTACGTTTGTATGAGGTGTCGGGAGGAGCTCCCGTTTTATCAGTAG
- a CDS encoding Era-like GTP-binding protein, with protein sequence MALLAGLRESLSGIWGRVFRRKASRIGIYGPPNAGKTTLANKILMDFTGETIGAVSNVPHETRRVRRREGVTIKGDGYSVTLDIVDTPGLATKIDFHDFMAFGMTEEESKRRAKEATEGVIEAIKWMDNLDGVLLVMDATEDPYTQVNVTVIGNMEARRLPMLIVANKTDLPGAAPDRIKGAFPQHTVVPISALNGTNMDLLYETIASRFG encoded by the coding sequence ATGGCACTATTAGCTGGGCTAAGGGAGAGCCTGTCCGGTATCTGGGGACGCGTTTTCAGGCGAAAAGCCTCGCGCATCGGCATCTACGGCCCTCCGAACGCCGGCAAGACCACGCTGGCGAACAAGATATTGATGGATTTCACGGGCGAGACCATAGGCGCAGTATCGAACGTGCCCCACGAAACACGACGGGTGCGCCGCCGCGAGGGCGTTACCATAAAGGGAGACGGGTACTCCGTCACCCTCGACATCGTCGATACGCCCGGCCTGGCGACGAAGATCGACTTCCACGATTTCATGGCCTTCGGCATGACCGAGGAGGAGTCGAAGCGCAGGGCCAAGGAGGCCACCGAGGGCGTCATCGAGGCCATCAAGTGGATGGATAACCTGGACGGCGTCCTTCTGGTGATGGACGCCACCGAGGACCCGTACACGCAGGTCAACGTCACCGTCATCGGCAACATGGAGGCCCGGCGCCTTCCCATGCTGATCGTGGCCAACAAGACGGACCTGCCCGGGGCGGCGCCCGACCGCATCAAGGGCGCGTTCCCGCAGCACACGGTGGTCCCCATATCGGCGCTGAACGGCACTAACATGGACTTATTATACGAGACGATAGCCAGCAGGTTCGGATAG
- a CDS encoding DUF2073 domain-containing protein, with the protein MEAQNIQINMISANKLQAMSTMDKISLILNDVSSGRIVILERGLDPREEAQLIEHTMLKIRDSQFYGIEIQSYPREGRPSPWNILRRPDNRVTVIGPADRLKTLKKEKDIISAVIS; encoded by the coding sequence ATGGAAGCACAGAACATACAGATCAACATGATCTCGGCCAACAAGCTGCAGGCCATGAGCACGATGGACAAGATCAGCCTTATATTGAACGATGTGTCCAGCGGCCGCATCGTCATACTGGAGCGGGGCCTGGACCCGAGGGAGGAAGCCCAGCTCATCGAGCATACCATGCTCAAGATCAGGGACTCACAATTCTACGGTATCGAGATCCAGAGCTATCCCCGCGAGGGCCGGCCATCCCCCTGGAATATCCTGAGGCGCCCGGACAACCGCGTCACGGTCATCGGCCCGGCGGACCGGCTGAAGACGCTGAAAAAGGAAAAGGATATCATATCGGCGGTCATATCATGA
- a CDS encoding Zn-ribbon domain-containing protein produces the protein MPHRCMECNSVLESRELNLGTGCPVCGGKKFEYVRPQKAMEADLRKMTVSQYVAYAGSADADEAEPEHEEKPKHKEHKAAPKPAEEPKSKAKKPAAHEGRIDSVRILEKGNYDLNLPMLLNRKELVMSKEEGVYHVDLPSALKTTPKPSKKKKR, from the coding sequence ATGCCGCATCGTTGCATGGAGTGTAACAGCGTCCTGGAGAGCAGAGAGCTAAACCTCGGCACGGGGTGCCCCGTCTGCGGAGGAAAGAAGTTCGAGTACGTGCGCCCGCAGAAGGCAATGGAGGCCGACCTGCGGAAGATGACCGTATCGCAGTATGTAGCCTACGCTGGTTCGGCGGACGCCGATGAGGCGGAGCCGGAGCACGAGGAAAAGCCTAAGCACAAGGAGCACAAGGCTGCCCCCAAGCCCGCCGAAGAGCCGAAGTCGAAGGCTAAAAAGCCGGCCGCCCACGAGGGCCGTATTGACAGCGTCCGCATTCTCGAGAAGGGCAACTATGACCTCAACCTGCCCATGCTGTTGAACCGGAAGGAGCTCGTCATGTCAAAGGAGGAAGGCGTCTATCACGTCGACCTGCCCTCGGCCCTGAAGACGACCCCGAAACCTTCTAAAAAGAAGAAGCGCTAA
- a CDS encoding ribonuclease P protein component 4, with protein MPERRRKEPQRKPFNVDMAEQRIKRLFELAEQAYPGRPDLADRYADIARRISMRHRVGIPRELKRRVCKGCGSFLVPGDNCRVRLDGNNIVITCMKCGAIKRYPYR; from the coding sequence ATGCCCGAGCGCAGGAGAAAAGAGCCACAGAGAAAACCTTTTAACGTGGACATGGCGGAGCAGCGCATAAAGAGGCTGTTCGAGCTTGCGGAGCAGGCTTACCCGGGGAGGCCCGACCTGGCTGACAGATATGCGGACATAGCGCGGCGCATCAGCATGCGCCACCGGGTGGGGATACCGCGGGAACTGAAGCGCCGGGTATGCAAGGGATGCGGCTCGTTCCTGGTGCCGGGGGATAATTGCCGGGTCAGGCTGGATGGCAACAACATCGTCATCACATGCATGAAGTGCGGGGCCATCAAGCGCTATCCATACAGGTGA
- a CDS encoding 4Fe-4S dicluster domain-containing protein, which yields MPDVRPENVKEDIAAIASKYGIEVVGFLGLDERTKIPAEEMGLLRGVKWKDSEVDVSKVHDPLDIMPAARTMIILGKRLLDDSQDIYYRASDDYTASVEMMLLDIASAKIVAGLKKGGFEAEEYTSYYLKAWAALAGLGWIGRSRMFVSKAHGPRLRLHGILTDADIGELHAVIPDDSCGRCTECMKACPAGAISGDEVDRKKCGACPLNHRKISENALAYCTACTASCPVGRPSRHEHAVQAVSRQQITP from the coding sequence ATGCCAGACGTCCGCCCCGAGAACGTAAAAGAGGACATTGCCGCCATCGCGTCGAAGTACGGCATCGAAGTAGTGGGCTTCCTCGGGCTGGACGAAAGGACGAAGATACCGGCGGAAGAGATGGGCCTCCTGAGGGGCGTGAAGTGGAAGGACTCCGAGGTCGATGTTTCTAAGGTCCATGACCCCCTCGACATCATGCCCGCGGCCCGCACCATGATCATCCTGGGAAAGCGTCTCCTTGATGACAGCCAGGACATATATTATAGAGCATCGGACGATTACACGGCGTCGGTGGAGATGATGCTCCTGGACATCGCCTCGGCGAAGATCGTCGCCGGCCTCAAAAAAGGCGGGTTCGAGGCCGAGGAATACACGTCATACTACCTGAAGGCCTGGGCAGCTCTCGCCGGGCTCGGGTGGATAGGCAGATCAAGGATGTTCGTATCGAAGGCGCATGGCCCGAGGCTCAGGCTCCACGGCATCCTGACGGACGCGGATATCGGGGAGCTGCACGCCGTCATTCCGGACGATAGCTGTGGCCGGTGCACGGAGTGCATGAAGGCATGCCCCGCCGGCGCAATATCCGGGGACGAGGTGGACCGCAAGAAATGCGGCGCCTGCCCCCTGAACCACCGAAAAATATCGGAGAACGCCCTGGCGTACTGCACGGCCTGCACCGCCTCATGCCCGGTCGGGCGGCCCTCACGACATGAGCATGCGGTACAAGCCGTATCGAGGCAACAAATAACGCCGTAA
- a CDS encoding OmpL47-type beta-barrel domain-containing protein, translating to MKPSLVKLFLIILMASACCAPACSVPPVIVTAGPTIFEGSVQGHVLAAGTNASIPGAKVWLVNATRDNTIYGATAADSGGHFYFINVPPLGPGAYRLKAQKDSNTGFTTPFGVASLENRTVDVYVRMMPAAIGIEASRSYVVADGRDHMGITVLVNDSMGRPVAGGYPVTFRAAGHPAGSLFGSIVPESAVTGMDGRATAEYVWVGETGAASHVIIEASAGAGLNASLVVDIRLPDTTPPATTLKAAGEPDNVGGFISDVTVTLDASDHGGWGVNETFYRTGDSGWARYTGPFTISAEGGTTVYYYSTDKAGNVETPKSRAIVIHKK from the coding sequence ATGAAGCCGTCTCTAGTGAAGCTGTTCCTGATAATTTTAATGGCGAGCGCATGTTGCGCGCCCGCATGCTCCGTGCCGCCGGTCATCGTCACCGCCGGGCCCACGATATTCGAGGGGTCGGTGCAGGGCCACGTGCTCGCCGCAGGCACCAACGCGAGCATACCTGGGGCAAAGGTATGGCTGGTCAACGCGACCAGGGATAATACGATTTACGGCGCAACGGCCGCCGACAGTGGCGGGCATTTCTATTTCATCAACGTACCGCCCCTCGGCCCGGGAGCATACCGGCTGAAGGCGCAGAAGGACAGCAACACGGGCTTCACGACGCCCTTCGGCGTCGCATCGCTGGAAAACAGGACCGTGGACGTCTACGTGCGCATGATGCCCGCGGCTATCGGCATCGAGGCCTCAAGGAGCTACGTCGTGGCCGACGGCCGGGACCACATGGGCATCACTGTACTGGTGAACGACTCGATGGGCAGGCCCGTGGCGGGAGGATATCCGGTCACGTTCAGGGCGGCAGGCCATCCGGCCGGCTCATTATTCGGCTCCATAGTGCCGGAAAGCGCTGTCACCGGCATGGATGGCCGGGCCACGGCAGAGTACGTGTGGGTTGGAGAGACAGGCGCTGCCTCTCATGTGATCATCGAGGCCTCGGCCGGGGCGGGGCTCAACGCCAGCCTCGTAGTGGACATAAGGCTGCCCGATACGACGCCTCCCGCGACCACGCTCAAGGCAGCCGGGGAGCCGGACAACGTGGGCGGGTTCATATCTGACGTTACGGTCACGCTGGACGCTTCAGACCACGGGGGATGGGGCGTGAACGAGACTTTTTACCGGACTGGTGACTCAGGCTGGGCACGGTACACGGGGCCATTCACGATCTCGGCCGAAGGGGGGACCACCGTATACTACTATTCGACGGATAAAGCAGGCAACGTAGAAACGCCAAAAAGCAGGGCCATCGTCATACATAAAAAATGA
- a CDS encoding flavin reductase family protein — protein sequence MDKVTMGPKTLMYPMPTVLLGANVGGKPNYMTAAWCGIACMAPPMISVAVNRVRHTLKGIEENRTFSINVPSTRDLVKTDYMGITSGARADKSIVFESFYGKLKTAPMAKECPVSLECKLFDTMKCGSHDLVVGEIVETYVDKAVVTGGTPDIRKVDPIIYSDGKYYRVGDFITDAFSAGKAYKKK from the coding sequence ATGGATAAAGTCACGATGGGCCCAAAGACCCTTATGTACCCCATGCCGACCGTGCTCCTGGGCGCGAACGTCGGCGGAAAGCCGAACTACATGACGGCCGCCTGGTGCGGCATAGCCTGCATGGCCCCGCCCATGATCTCGGTGGCGGTCAACCGGGTCAGGCACACGCTCAAGGGCATCGAGGAGAACAGGACGTTCAGCATTAACGTGCCCTCTACGAGGGACCTGGTGAAGACGGACTACATGGGCATCACCTCGGGCGCCAGGGCCGATAAGTCGATTGTGTTCGAGAGCTTTTATGGTAAGCTCAAGACAGCCCCGATGGCGAAGGAGTGCCCGGTGAGCCTCGAGTGCAAGCTGTTCGATACGATGAAGTGCGGGAGCCACGACCTGGTCGTTGGTGAGATCGTGGAGACGTACGTCGACAAGGCGGTCGTTACCGGGGGCACGCCCGACATCAGGAAGGTCGACCCGATAATCTACTCCGACGGCAAGTACTACCGTGTCGGCGATTTTATCACGGACGCTTTCTCCGCCGGGAAGGCCTACAAGAAGAAGTAA